In Candidatus Hamiltonella defensa 5AT (Acyrthosiphon pisum), one genomic interval encodes:
- a CDS encoding autotransporter outer membrane beta-barrel domain-containing protein: MGGGNVSSWSAGTYAAYYHDSGFWLDSILKANRFSHEIRGKMTGGADAFGDFSTLALGASIRGGKDMVAGEMTFTPYLSLSGLRTTRSSLSLSNGMKGDIFAQRSVLGKVGLRALYQTRIKDVSVTPWVDVGAEREFIKNNRVRINQRDSFDNDLSGITGVYSLGLSANISQTWNISATAGYKKGKHVESPWNASLGMSWKF, translated from the coding sequence ATTGGCGGTGGAAACGTGAGTTCCTGGTCGGCGGGCACGTATGCGGCTTATTATCATGACTCAGGTTTCTGGCTCGATAGCATTCTGAAAGCAAACCGGTTCTCGCATGAGATTCGTGGAAAAATGACCGGTGGAGCGGATGCATTCGGGGATTTCAGCACCTTGGCGTTGGGAGCAAGTATTCGAGGAGGGAAAGATATGGTCGCAGGAGAGATGACATTCACCCCATACCTCAGTTTGAGTGGATTAAGAACAACCCGTTCGAGCCTCTCACTTTCAAACGGAATGAAGGGAGATATTTTCGCCCAGCGTTCAGTGCTTGGCAAAGTCGGTTTAAGGGCCCTCTATCAAACGAGAATCAAAGATGTTTCAGTGACCCCTTGGGTAGATGTGGGCGCTGAGCGGGAGTTCATTAAAAACAACCGGGTTCGGATTAATCAGCGTGATTCTTTTGACAACGACTTAAGTGGCATCACAGGGGTGTATTCTTTGGGTTTATCCGCAAATATAAGCCAGACATGGAATATCAGTGCGACAGCGGGATATAAAAAAGGGAAGCATGTTGAATCCCCCTGGAATGCCTCACTAGGGATGAGCTGGAAATTTTAA
- a CDS encoding pertactin-like passenger domain-containing protein, whose amino-acid sequence MVTSGSGSDRQAPVNAPVTETVVASRRMPGATVVPKTEQQPQPGIVAPAQINLVAQSALKPNASFGVHSPSPLPTVNTVTESEPIFSTTTLSTITIQGQKNHTFKKKSYHQGIEIKGQSTVGNTGDLSISTSHKNHPAVKVSEGSIVTLKGNDDKLLTLQTTGAHSPGLLASDTDTEIIANKIDITTQGENSEGVKIVNDARVIMNDSNITENGENAYGVWAEGEKTHLMANNVEIELNAQNATGIKAVNGGMVHIVESSVTANDDNSDGLITEGDKTNLRANDLEIEINGHNSNGVKALQGGAGIIENSSIIGHGNAFVGLSAAHEKTHLTGKNLNIEVQNGPKGTGVAAAKGAQINIENGTIIGTGKDFIGLLAADQKTNLEVNQMSIQANAEDSQGVIAENGAKVTVENSSIIGNWENFDGLRSRGENANLTANNTKIELHRENSRGVNIENGAKVDIKNGSQIITRGASSPAIQLTQKGRLNVSDSAIKTFGKNSATFYVAPGNSDKKSVAEMTGGSLQASGDLILSQGGTMDVVLNKVSVSSPGSGYLVNVLNSDSGYPGEVSLSVLNPIGEKDPTKTLRGNIAAAEGRKANVTLNNSHLIGSAKATHMSIDTTSQWSITGLSTLKQLNNEGKVEFQGPSATSLHPMATPVYKTLSLGSLSGTGMFWMNTDIAGHQGDFLNVRGKAEGKFGVMVNDSGTSPTAEDSLKIIQTGGGDARFTLANEGGVVDVGTYQYYLVPDDSHQVPDDINRVLDDRQRGWSLVSHQPQPSTKPKPESELNPKTPVTPSTPPEVAVVTAASGETVPRGMIEQGSPGQAPTVPETNQPATVSFIQTVAAGGTPGSVEAMRPEVIQTSPPPVAAPVFLSPTAYNIDQSGPVSSKEKTTEKTEDKNLFDDGESHTLAENGVYEKGIEIKNRTTVQSLENQGTVSISSDQNAKSAVKASESAIVTLKGNEDKLITVRTTGNHSPGLLASGTGTTITTDKMVIITEGQRSEGIKVHGGATAIINNGIITGEGESFNKGLLASGEKSNFKGNNLAITLTGNHGEGVVVERGAEVIIEDSSINVEKENSILNNGMTAFGENTTLKGNKLTMNVNGINGIGVSVIGGAKAIIEESRLNSKGLNFQGLYASGHGSYLMANKMEMEVDVGNDTNNKIGAGALAKSAGKIDIKHSTLTGKGENFSVLRAEEDNAHVEGNTLTINVAGTKGTGVAAKNTGVVIINDSTINGTEENFVGLLAQNQSQLKGKNITINAKGKNGRGVTALTNTDVVIEESKIIAEKENFYGLEARGENAKLTANKLDIKIQGESGIGAKTANGAKIIMNDSDITGTADDFSGVLAHEDHTSLEGNNLNINVNGQNSRGVKVYNGGEVKIHGGRINSQGDRFLGLAAYQEKTNLEGNNLTIESKGKNGTGVKADSGAQVSLRESNINGTGDAFLGLVASGKNTNLTTNNRLKMEIKGQYGIGVKANSGAEVNVNDTTINGIGDDFLGIEAYQDETNLKSNNMTINVNGQNGAAIKIYKEAMANLRGTTIIGTGDYFSGLEAYQEKTNLEGNNLKIQSNGKNSRGIKAHNGAKADIHDSTVTGTGEGFLGLLAFGEKTHLTGHHLMIDINDAKNGRAVTAVNAQVGLNDSSITGTGENFIGIGAYQEKANFTGNKLTVKANGQNSKGITVQDGAHLSMNDSTVTTHEKNSAILYTLYKEDPDEDADNTKRKSVAEITRGSLEASGNLIVSEGGIMDVVLNNVSVFSRETADVLNVINQGDVNLVANQTNLTGNVFAAPGSKANVTLNKSTLVGWANATNLSVDSGSKWLSTGPSVLKDLKNEGKVQFQSPSVNATGTPGYQTLSLESLSGTGMFWMNTDIAGHQGDFLNVTGKAQGAFGVMVADSGKSPTAEDSLQIIQTGGGDARFTLANQGGVVDVGTYQYHLVPDDNNQVPDDRHRVLDDRARGWSLVSHRSQIKPPTHKGEELTPTPSVVTASASETGAGETQPDAHPESSSVSPTGEKVAEGAIALQKNLFDDGKSHMLSENSLYSDGIEVKNKTTVENTGAVTISSSRDSNSAVKVSEASTVTLKGAEDKRVTLTPSGSGSHALHASGTGTQVTANKIDITTHRDGTQGVKVDEGARVNIDHSTMTGNGEDAYGLWAGGEKTNLVGNHLKIKINAQNGTGVASIAAQKVNIEDSEITGTGDGIFGLVAQYTDLEGKNVEIGVKGKKGKGLRAIQASKVNINDSRMVGEGENFQGIFAHGERTNVTVKKLKIEAKGKNGEGVMALSGAHVNIQDSTLSSDEEAFVGLSVSEDKSNLMVNKTTIKANGQDSKGVKAEKGATVDIQESTINSTGDDFVGLTASEKNTHLTSNNLKIKLNAQKGKGIEVKEGANLTANHLNIEAKAKDSTGVIALSEATVSLNNSTINAQESHSLGLLASGDQTHLTGNQLNIKVDAQDSEAVKVEKGAKVDIQQGSTITGNGKNFYGLLATEDQSKLIVNQTTIIANGQYGRGLQVVNGAEGIIEDSTITSTGENFHSLWADKSNLKGKKLTIESKGEKGHGVLATDNAHAILNDSKMTGTGKDFLGLWARGNETKLEANRLSIEVQGQNGKGVSAQSVASVMIDGSTLISDGDSFVGLVASGKDTNLTSNHLKITLNRQQGKGIEVNQGANLTGNQINIELNEQESSGIMALSDSMVNLNNSKIIAKDSLSLGLLASGDKTNITGNHINMELNGQNSLGVVVEKGATINMKDSTMTTLGVLSHAARLSKKGTLNVTDSRITTLGENSAILYVDSDDPKQKSKAEITRGFLEASGDLMLSKGAALDVVLNNVAISSPGSGYALNVLNSDSGHPGHVNLVVNETTLPGRIFTAKGSKAQVRLKRSELIGEVDATNLSVDADSLWTLTGNSVLKELIHGGKIAFKPHNDMSSNQIKAIDYSTLYLDTLSGQGTFWMNTDIAGKKGDFLHVRGEANGQFDVRVTDSGKSPKAEDSLKIIQTGGGEAEFTLTNPGQVVDVGTYQYHLVPDNHKRGWSLVSHQPQPSEKPQPESESPPKASVIPSATETVAASRPISGDTLLPKETEHSVQPGIGSKATELKPAVPVMSSVPEEKETVLTPVSGETVAPAVTDETQTRKLAPKAPEPKPEAPVAPSVPKEKETVLTPVSGETVAPAVTDETQTRKLAPKAPEPKPEAPGAPSVPKEKETVLTPVSGETVAPAVTDETQTRKLAPKAPEPKPEAPVMSSVEKEGEKKVAPNRLLSPPTNVSRTNQAPDIPSITPSTAAVLSMSTVGPLIYHS is encoded by the coding sequence ATGGTGACGTCTGGGTCAGGATCCGATCGACAAGCCCCGGTTAATGCGCCTGTGACCGAAACAGTGGTCGCCTCAAGGCGCATGCCTGGCGCAACTGTGGTGCCGAAGACTGAGCAGCAACCTCAACCCGGCATCGTTGCCCCGGCGCAAATAAACCTCGTCGCTCAGTCAGCATTAAAGCCTAATGCATCCTTCGGTGTTCATTCTCCGTCGCCATTGCCAACAGTCAACACGGTGACTGAAAGTGAGCCGATTTTTTCAACAACGACGCTTTCAACAATAACGATTCAAGGTCAAAAAAATCATACTTTTAAAAAGAAAAGTTACCATCAGGGGATAGAAATCAAGGGCCAAAGTACTGTCGGAAATACAGGTGATCTCTCAATCAGCACCAGCCATAAAAACCATCCTGCGGTCAAAGTGAGTGAGGGATCCATTGTCACTCTTAAAGGGAATGACGACAAATTGCTGACACTGCAAACGACTGGAGCACACTCTCCAGGATTGCTTGCCTCTGATACAGATACAGAGATCATCGCCAATAAAATTGACATCACAACACAGGGTGAAAATTCTGAAGGAGTCAAAATTGTTAACGATGCCAGGGTCATTATGAATGACAGTAACATTACCGAGAACGGGGAAAATGCTTACGGTGTTTGGGCCGAAGGAGAGAAGACACATTTGATGGCGAATAACGTAGAGATAGAGCTCAATGCTCAAAACGCCACAGGTATCAAAGCTGTTAACGGGGGGATGGTACATATCGTAGAGAGCAGCGTTACCGCCAACGACGATAATTCTGATGGTCTTATCACCGAGGGAGACAAGACCAATCTGAGGGCCAATGATCTGGAAATAGAGATAAATGGCCACAATAGCAACGGTGTCAAAGCGCTCCAAGGTGGAGCGGGCATTATCGAAAACAGCAGCATTATCGGTCACGGCAACGCTTTTGTTGGGCTTTCGGCCGCCCACGAGAAGACCCATTTGACCGGCAAAAATCTCAACATAGAAGTACAAAATGGTCCAAAAGGCACAGGGGTTGCCGCAGCCAAAGGTGCACAGATAAATATCGAGAACGGGACCATTATCGGGACAGGAAAGGATTTTATCGGTCTTTTGGCCGCTGACCAGAAGACAAATCTGGAAGTGAATCAAATGTCGATACAGGCAAATGCTGAAGACAGCCAAGGGGTCATCGCTGAAAACGGGGCCAAAGTGACTGTTGAGAACAGCAGCATTATCGGCAATTGGGAAAATTTTGACGGTCTTCGCTCTAGGGGAGAGAATGCGAATCTGACGGCCAATAACACCAAGATAGAGTTACATCGCGAAAATTCCAGAGGTGTCAACATTGAAAACGGGGCTAAGGTCGATATCAAGAACGGCAGCCAGATCATCACACGAGGTGCCTCCTCTCCGGCGATACAGCTGACCCAAAAAGGCCGGTTAAACGTCAGTGATTCTGCTATCAAAACCTTTGGAAAAAATTCCGCGACTTTTTATGTTGCCCCAGGCAATAGCGATAAAAAGAGCGTGGCTGAAATGACAGGCGGGTCGCTACAAGCGAGTGGGGATCTCATTTTGTCTCAAGGCGGCACTATGGATGTGGTTCTCAACAAGGTGTCTGTCTCTTCTCCGGGGAGTGGCTATCTTGTGAATGTGCTGAATTCGGATTCAGGTTATCCCGGAGAGGTCAGTTTGTCGGTGCTCAATCCAATAGGAGAAAAAGATCCCACAAAAACACTGCGGGGGAATATTGCCGCCGCCGAAGGCAGAAAGGCCAACGTGACGTTAAACAACAGCCATTTAATCGGGTCGGCCAAAGCGACCCATATGTCGATAGACACTACGAGTCAGTGGTCGATCACGGGGCTTTCTACGCTGAAACAGCTCAACAATGAAGGGAAGGTTGAATTTCAAGGGCCCAGCGCCACGAGTTTACATCCCATGGCCACACCGGTTTATAAAACCTTGTCTCTGGGGAGTCTCAGTGGAACCGGGATGTTCTGGATGAATACCGACATTGCGGGACACCAGGGGGATTTTCTCAACGTCAGAGGAAAGGCCGAAGGCAAATTTGGGGTGATGGTGAACGACAGCGGCACAAGCCCGACAGCAGAAGACAGCCTGAAAATCATTCAGACGGGGGGCGGTGATGCAAGATTCACCCTGGCCAATGAGGGTGGCGTGGTGGACGTCGGGACGTACCAGTATTATCTGGTACCCGATGACAGCCATCAGGTGCCGGATGACATAAATCGGGTATTAGATGATAGACAGCGCGGCTGGTCGCTGGTGTCTCATCAACCTCAACCCTCCACAAAACCAAAACCGGAGTCAGAACTCAATCCAAAAACTCCTGTCACTCCGTCAACACCCCCTGAAGTTGCGGTAGTCACAGCGGCATCTGGCGAGACAGTACCACGCGGGATGATTGAGCAAGGCTCACCCGGTCAGGCTCCAACGGTGCCAGAAACTAATCAACCCGCCACTGTGTCTTTTATCCAAACAGTGGCTGCCGGAGGAACACCAGGATCTGTAGAAGCTATGAGGCCAGAGGTGATTCAAACCTCACCTCCTCCGGTAGCAGCGCCTGTGTTTTTATCGCCAACAGCATACAATATTGATCAAAGTGGTCCGGTTTCTTCAAAAGAAAAAACAACAGAAAAAACAGAAGACAAAAATCTGTTTGATGACGGTGAAAGCCATACTTTGGCCGAAAACGGGGTTTATGAAAAAGGAATAGAAATCAAAAACCGCACCACAGTGCAGAGCCTTGAGAATCAAGGCACTGTATCAATATCGAGCGATCAAAATGCAAAAAGTGCGGTTAAAGCCAGTGAGTCGGCTATTGTTACGCTAAAGGGGAATGAGGATAAATTGATCACAGTGAGAACAACTGGAAATCATTCTCCTGGGTTGCTTGCCTCAGGGACTGGTACAACGATCACGACAGATAAAATGGTCATCATCACAGAGGGTCAGCGTTCTGAAGGGATCAAAGTGCATGGCGGTGCCACGGCCATTATTAATAACGGCATCATTACCGGAGAAGGGGAGAGTTTTAATAAAGGTCTTTTGGCTTCGGGAGAAAAGTCAAATTTCAAGGGAAATAATCTCGCGATCACACTCACTGGCAATCACGGTGAAGGTGTCGTCGTTGAAAGAGGGGCAGAGGTCATTATAGAGGACAGCTCCATTAACGTCGAAAAGGAAAACTCTATTTTGAATAACGGTATGACGGCCTTTGGAGAGAATACCACCCTTAAGGGCAATAAATTGACCATGAACGTCAATGGGATCAACGGCATCGGTGTCAGCGTGATCGGCGGTGCCAAGGCCATTATTGAAGAGAGCCGCCTTAACAGCAAAGGGCTCAATTTTCAAGGTCTGTATGCCAGTGGACATGGCAGCTATCTGATGGCCAATAAAATGGAGATGGAGGTCGATGTCGGTAACGATACCAATAATAAAATAGGCGCTGGGGCTTTGGCAAAAAGCGCTGGGAAAATAGACATCAAGCACAGCACCCTCACCGGAAAAGGGGAGAATTTTTCTGTTCTTCGTGCAGAAGAAGACAATGCGCATGTCGAGGGCAATACACTGACGATAAATGTCGCGGGCACAAAAGGCACAGGTGTGGCCGCTAAAAACACAGGTGTGGTGATTATCAATGACAGCACCATTAACGGCACAGAAGAGAATTTTGTCGGTCTTTTGGCTCAAAATCAGTCACAGTTAAAGGGTAAAAATATCACGATAAACGCCAAGGGTAAAAACGGCCGGGGTGTGACAGCGCTCACGAATACAGACGTCGTGATCGAGGAGAGCAAAATTATTGCTGAAAAAGAGAATTTTTACGGTCTGGAAGCCCGCGGGGAAAATGCCAAGCTGACGGCGAATAAACTCGATATCAAGATCCAGGGTGAAAGCGGCATAGGGGCCAAAACGGCCAACGGTGCAAAGATCATCATGAATGACAGTGACATTACCGGCACAGCGGATGATTTTTCCGGTGTTTTAGCCCACGAAGACCACACAAGTTTGGAGGGCAATAACCTGAATATCAATGTCAATGGCCAAAACAGCAGGGGCGTTAAAGTTTACAACGGTGGAGAGGTAAAGATCCACGGCGGTCGCATTAACAGTCAAGGGGATCGCTTTTTGGGTCTTGCAGCCTACCAAGAGAAGACCAATCTGGAGGGTAATAACCTGACGATAGAATCGAAGGGTAAAAATGGCACAGGGGTCAAAGCAGACAGTGGTGCGCAGGTCAGTCTCCGGGAGAGTAACATTAACGGCACAGGAGACGCTTTCCTTGGTCTTGTGGCTTCAGGAAAAAACACAAATTTGACGACAAATAATAGACTGAAGATGGAGATAAAAGGGCAATACGGCATAGGCGTCAAAGCAAACAGCGGTGCAGAAGTCAATGTTAACGACACGACCATTAACGGTATAGGGGATGATTTCCTTGGTATTGAGGCCTACCAAGATGAGACAAATCTAAAAAGCAATAACATGACGATCAACGTGAATGGTCAAAACGGTGCAGCGATCAAGATTTACAAAGAGGCGATGGCCAATCTCCGGGGCACGACCATTATCGGTACAGGAGATTATTTTTCCGGTCTTGAGGCCTATCAAGAGAAGACAAATCTGGAGGGGAATAACCTGAAGATACAGTCAAACGGTAAAAATAGCAGAGGAATCAAAGCACACAATGGTGCAAAGGCAGATATTCACGACAGCACCGTCACAGGGACAGGGGAAGGCTTTCTCGGTCTTTTGGCTTTCGGAGAAAAGACACATTTAACAGGCCATCACTTGATGATAGATATAAATGATGCGAAAAATGGCAGAGCGGTCACCGCGGTCAATGCCCAGGTCGGTCTTAATGACAGCAGTATCACCGGTACAGGCGAAAACTTTATCGGTATTGGGGCCTATCAAGAGAAAGCCAATTTCACGGGCAATAAACTGACAGTCAAGGCAAATGGTCAAAATAGCAAAGGTATTACCGTTCAGGACGGTGCACACTTGAGCATGAATGACAGCACCGTGACAACCCACGAAAAAAATTCAGCGATTCTCTATACGCTTTATAAAGAAGATCCAGACGAAGATGCAGACAATACGAAACGGAAAAGTGTGGCTGAAATAACAAGAGGATCGCTAGAAGCCAGTGGAAATCTCATTGTGTCTGAAGGCGGGATAATGGACGTTGTGCTGAACAATGTCTCCGTTTTTTCTCGTGAAACTGCAGATGTTCTTAATGTTATAAATCAAGGGGATGTTAATTTGGTCGCCAATCAGACAAATCTGACGGGTAATGTTTTTGCAGCCCCTGGCAGTAAAGCCAATGTGACGTTAAACAAAAGTACGTTAGTGGGCTGGGCAAACGCAACAAATCTGTCCGTTGATTCTGGCAGTAAGTGGTTGTCAACGGGGCCTTCAGTGTTGAAGGATCTCAAAAATGAAGGGAAGGTTCAATTTCAATCACCAAGCGTCAATGCAACGGGGACACCGGGTTATCAAACCTTGTCTCTGGAGAGTCTGAGTGGAACAGGGATGTTTTGGATGAATACGGATATTGCGGGCCACCAAGGGGACTTTCTGAACGTCACAGGAAAGGCGCAGGGGGCTTTTGGGGTCATGGTAGCGGACAGCGGCAAAAGCCCGACCGCAGAAGACAGCCTGCAAATCATTCAGACAGGAGGCGGTGATGCCAGATTTACCCTGGCTAATCAGGGTGGGGTGGTGGACGTCGGGACGTACCAGTATCATCTGGTGCCCGATGACAACAACCAGGTGCCGGATGACCGCCATCGCGTGTTGGATGACAGAGCGCGAGGCTGGTCATTGGTGTCTCATCGATCCCAAATAAAGCCACCGACTCACAAGGGAGAGGAACTCACCCCAACCCCTTCTGTGGTGACCGCGTCTGCCAGCGAAACAGGGGCGGGCGAAACTCAGCCAGATGCACACCCTGAATCGTCGTCAGTATCACCCACAGGAGAGAAAGTGGCTGAAGGTGCCATCGCCTTACAAAAGAACCTGTTTGATGACGGCAAAAGCCATATGTTGAGCGAAAACAGTCTTTATTCTGATGGAATAGAAGTCAAAAACAAGACGACGGTCGAAAATACAGGCGCTGTAACGATATCGAGCAGTCGGGATTCAAACAGTGCGGTGAAAGTGAGTGAGGCGTCGACGGTTACTTTGAAAGGGGCTGAGGACAAACGGGTGACATTGACCCCCAGTGGCAGCGGTTCTCATGCGTTGCATGCCTCTGGGACAGGCACACAGGTGACGGCGAATAAAATTGACATCACAACGCATCGTGACGGTACTCAAGGCGTCAAGGTGGACGAAGGGGCCAGGGTCAATATCGACCACAGCACCATGACGGGCAACGGAGAGGATGCTTACGGCCTTTGGGCCGGGGGGGAGAAGACAAATTTGGTGGGAAATCACCTGAAAATAAAAATCAATGCTCAAAACGGAACCGGGGTTGCCAGCATCGCGGCACAAAAGGTCAACATCGAGGACAGTGAGATAACCGGGACAGGGGATGGGATTTTTGGTCTGGTAGCCCAATATACCGATCTGGAAGGGAAAAACGTGGAGATAGGCGTCAAGGGTAAAAAAGGCAAAGGGCTCAGGGCTATACAAGCGTCCAAGGTCAATATCAACGACAGCAGGATGGTTGGCGAGGGCGAGAATTTTCAAGGTATTTTCGCGCACGGAGAGCGTACTAATGTGACAGTCAAGAAACTGAAGATAGAGGCCAAGGGTAAAAATGGCGAAGGGGTTATGGCTTTGAGCGGGGCACATGTCAATATTCAAGACAGCACTCTCAGCAGCGATGAGGAGGCATTTGTCGGTCTTTCGGTCTCGGAAGACAAGTCAAATCTGATGGTCAACAAGACGACGATAAAAGCCAACGGCCAAGACAGCAAAGGGGTCAAAGCGGAAAAGGGGGCCACCGTTGATATACAGGAAAGCACCATCAACAGCACGGGGGACGATTTTGTCGGTTTGACAGCCTCTGAGAAGAACACCCATTTGACGAGCAATAACCTGAAAATAAAGCTGAATGCTCAAAAAGGCAAAGGTATCGAAGTTAAAGAAGGGGCCAATCTAACGGCCAATCACCTGAATATAGAGGCAAAGGCTAAAGACAGTACCGGTGTCATCGCTTTGAGCGAAGCCACGGTCAGTCTCAATAACAGTACGATTAATGCTCAAGAGAGCCATTCGCTTGGTCTGTTGGCTTCGGGAGATCAGACTCATCTCACAGGCAATCAGCTCAATATAAAAGTCGATGCTCAAGACAGCGAAGCGGTCAAAGTTGAAAAAGGGGCCAAGGTCGATATTCAGCAGGGTAGCACTATCACAGGTAACGGAAAGAATTTTTATGGTCTTTTGGCCACCGAAGACCAGTCAAAGCTGATTGTCAATCAAACGACGATAATAGCAAACGGTCAATATGGTAGAGGTCTTCAAGTTGTCAACGGGGCAGAAGGGATAATTGAGGACAGCACCATTACCAGTACAGGCGAGAATTTTCATAGTCTTTGGGCCGATAAATCGAATCTGAAGGGCAAGAAGCTGACGATAGAGTCAAAGGGTGAAAAAGGCCACGGGGTGTTGGCTACTGATAATGCCCATGCGATTTTAAATGACAGCAAAATGACCGGCACGGGTAAGGATTTTCTCGGTCTTTGGGCCCGTGGAAATGAGACAAAGCTGGAGGCGAATCGCTTGTCAATAGAGGTGCAGGGTCAAAACGGGAAAGGGGTCTCCGCTCAAAGCGTGGCAAGCGTCATGATAGACGGCAGCACCCTGATCAGTGACGGGGATTCTTTTGTCGGTCTGGTGGCCTCCGGAAAAGACACAAATTTGACGAGCAATCATTTAAAAATAACGCTCAATCGCCAACAAGGCAAAGGTATCGAAGTTAACCAAGGTGCAAATCTGACGGGCAATCAGATCAATATCGAGCTTAATGAACAAGAGAGCTCAGGGATCATGGCTTTAAGCGATTCAATGGTCAATCTCAATAACAGCAAAATTATTGCAAAAGACAGCCTTTCTCTCGGTCTTTTGGCCTCTGGAGACAAGACAAATATCACGGGCAATCACATCAATATGGAGCTCAATGGTCAAAATAGCTTAGGTGTCGTAGTTGAAAAAGGAGCAACAATCAATATGAAAGACAGCACGATGACAACTCTTGGAGTATTGTCTCACGCGGCGAGGCTGTCAAAAAAAGGCACGTTAAACGTCACTGATTCGCGTATCACCACCCTCGGGGAAAATTCAGCGATTCTTTATGTAGACTCAGACGATCCCAAACAAAAGAGTAAGGCTGAAATCACAAGGGGGTTCCTGGAAGCCAGTGGAGACCTGATGTTGTCTAAAGGCGCTGCACTGGACGTTGTTCTCAACAACGTGGCCATATCTTCTCCCGGCAGTGGATACGCCCTAAATGTCCTGAATTCCGATTCTGGTCATCCTGGTCATGTCAATTTAGTGGTCAATGAAACAACACTGCCTGGTCGTATTTTTACCGCCAAAGGCAGCAAAGCTCAGGTAAGGTTAAAGAGAAGCGAGTTAATTGGGGAGGTCGATGCCACCAACCTGTCGGTTGACGCTGACAGTCTCTGGACATTAACTGGAAATTCCGTTTTAAAAGAACTGATTCATGGAGGGAAGATAGCCTTTAAACCTCACAACGACATGAGCTCCAATCAAATCAAAGCAATTGATTATTCAACACTTTATCTAGATACGCTCAGTGGCCAAGGCACGTTCTGGATGAATACCGACATAGCAGGAAAAAAAGGGGATTTTCTTCATGTCAGGGGAGAGGCCAATGGTCAGTTTGATGTCAGGGTGACTGACAGCGGTAAAAGCCCCAAAGCAGAAGATAGCCTTAAAATCATCCAGACGGGAGGCGGTGAGGCTGAGTTCACCCTTACTAATCCAGGCCAGGTGGTAGACGTAGGAACGTACCAGTATCATCTGGTGCCCGATAACCACAAACGAGGCTGGTCATTGGTGTCTCATCAACCTCAACCTTCCGAAAAACCACAGCCGGAGTCAGAGTCGCCACCAAAAGCCTCTGTAATTCCCTCAGCGACGGAAACCGTAGCGGCCTCAAGGCCGATATCGGGTGACACTCTGTTGCCGAAGGAGACTGAGCATTCCGTTCAACCGGGTATCGGGTCTAAGGCAACAGAGCTTAAACCAGCAGTGCCTGTGATGTCGTCTGTTCCTGAAGAAAAAGAGACTGTCTTAACCCCGGTCTCTGGCGAGACGGTAGCGCCCGCGGTCACTGATGAAACCCAGACAAGGAAGTTGGCACCGAAAGCGCCTGAGCCCAAACCAGAAGCGCCTGTGGCGCCGTCTGTTCCTAAAGAAAAAGAGACTGTCTTAACCCCGGTCTCTGGCGAGACGGTAGCGCCCGCGGTCACTGATGAAACCCAGACAAGGAAGTTGGCACCGAAAGCGCCTGAGCCCAAACCAGAAGCGCCTGGGGCGCCGTCTGTTCCTAAAGAAAAAGAGACTGTCTTAACCCCGGTCTCTGGCGAGACGGTAGCGCCCGCGGTCACTGATGAAACCCAGACAAGGAAGTTGGCACCGAAAGCGCCTGAGCCCAAACCAGAAGCGCCTGTGATGTCGTCTGTTGAAAAAGAAGGGGAGAAAAAAGTCGCCCCTAATCGGTTACTTTCTCCGCCAACAAATGTATCTCGCACAAATCAGGCGCCTGATATTCCCTCAATCACCCCTTCAACAGCGGCGGTTTTATCGATGTCTACAGTGGGCCCGTTGATTTATCACAGTTAG